From Nguyenibacter vanlangensis, one genomic window encodes:
- a CDS encoding FtsX-like permease family protein, which yields MAERMSEYRPESGRLARWSRARRADGLALRKAIPDRLLPLMVAAMAVLAALALAGATGAQALAERWSAGAASIVTIQVPQPDDAAAPAPADPAPAGGMAVGAAGAPARVDAVLAALADMPGASGVHRLGKAELTALLAPWLGRDGDFALALPAVIELHLAPGGGGIDSAALARRLEVLAPGTLVERNAVWSDRLGALADSLRLCAILAVLIVAGIAIVLIAATTRAGLGARRQPIELIHAMGASDGYIAGRFARRTALLACLGGLIGSVLALPVLVLLSRVAAPFAADGPAAAMPPAPAGLPGGGWMGGGWMGMLSVLPVPLVVTLLALAPAAALIGWLTTQVTVRGWLRRLP from the coding sequence ATGGCTGAGCGGATGTCGGAATACCGGCCGGAATCCGGACGGCTGGCGCGATGGAGCCGGGCCCGGCGCGCCGATGGGCTGGCGCTGCGCAAGGCGATTCCCGACCGGCTGCTGCCGCTGATGGTGGCGGCGATGGCCGTGCTGGCGGCGCTGGCGCTGGCCGGGGCGACCGGGGCGCAGGCGCTGGCGGAACGCTGGTCGGCCGGGGCGGCGTCGATCGTGACCATCCAGGTGCCGCAGCCGGACGATGCCGCCGCCCCTGCCCCGGCTGATCCTGCCCCGGCCGGAGGGATGGCGGTCGGGGCGGCGGGGGCGCCGGCGCGGGTGGATGCGGTGCTGGCGGCGCTGGCCGACATGCCGGGCGCGTCGGGCGTGCACCGGCTGGGCAAGGCGGAACTGACGGCGCTGCTGGCGCCGTGGCTGGGCCGGGACGGCGATTTCGCCCTGGCGCTGCCGGCGGTGATCGAATTGCATCTGGCGCCGGGCGGCGGCGGGATCGACAGTGCCGCGCTGGCCCGGCGGCTGGAGGTGCTTGCGCCCGGCACGCTGGTGGAGCGCAATGCGGTGTGGAGCGACCGGCTGGGCGCGCTGGCGGACAGTTTGCGGCTGTGCGCCATCCTGGCGGTGCTGATCGTGGCAGGGATCGCGATCGTGCTGATTGCCGCCACCACCCGGGCCGGGCTGGGGGCGCGGCGCCAGCCGATCGAGCTGATCCATGCCATGGGGGCGAGCGACGGTTATATCGCCGGGCGTTTCGCACGGCGGACGGCGCTGCTGGCCTGTTTGGGCGGATTGATCGGCAGCGTGCTGGCGCTGCCGGTGCTGGTGCTGCTGTCGCGGGTGGCGGCGCCCTTTGCCGCCGACGGGCCGGCCGCCGCCATGCCCCCTGCCCCGGCGGGCCTGCCGGGAGGTGGCTGGATGGGGGGCGGCTGGATGGGGATGCTGTCCGTGCTGCCGGTGCCGCTGGTGGTGACGCTGCTGGCGCTGGCGCCGGCGGCGGCGCTGATCGGCTGGCTGACCACGCAGGTGACGGTGCGCGGCTGGCTGCGCCGGCTGCCATGA
- a CDS encoding YdcF family protein yields the protein MSGRAAAVRFLGGALAGLVLFGGIWAGGFAWFVHDALRPAVMPPRADGIVVLTGGQGRIEASLRLLADARGRRLLISGVAPHATPASVAVRLQPVAPGAMPPPDMWARVTLGRHATSTIGNADETAAWARDNAIRSLIVVTAGYHIRRAMMEIGRTLPDVTLYPYPIQPPVLRDPYHVSSLRVIATEYDKWILASLGLARDMDAYGRRDGGGR from the coding sequence ATGAGCGGGCGGGCGGCGGCTGTGCGTTTTCTGGGCGGGGCGCTGGCCGGCCTGGTGCTGTTCGGCGGGATCTGGGCGGGGGGATTTGCCTGGTTCGTTCATGATGCGTTGCGCCCGGCGGTGATGCCGCCCCGGGCGGACGGGATCGTGGTGCTGACCGGGGGTCAGGGGCGGATCGAGGCGTCGCTGCGGCTGCTGGCCGACGCGCGCGGGCGGCGATTGCTGATTTCGGGCGTGGCGCCGCATGCCACGCCGGCCAGTGTGGCGGTGCGGCTGCAGCCCGTGGCGCCCGGCGCCATGCCGCCGCCCGACATGTGGGCGCGCGTCACGCTGGGGCGCCATGCGACGTCGACCATCGGCAATGCGGACGAAACCGCCGCCTGGGCGCGGGACAATGCGATCCGGTCGCTGATCGTGGTGACGGCGGGGTACCATATCCGCCGCGCGATGATGGAGATCGGCCGGACGCTGCCCGACGTGACGCTGTATCCCTATCCGATCCAGCCGCCGGTTCTGCGCGATCCCTACCATGTGTCGTCGCTGCGGGTGATCGCCACGGAATATGACAAATGGATCCTGGCCAGCCTGGGGCTGGCGCGGGACATGGATGCGTACGGACGGCGGGACGGCGGGGGGCGGTGA
- a CDS encoding chemotaxis protein CheW: MTQDTPRDTPRDTPRDTPQDTSLGRATLYARATMQERARLFAARGEQAGVQDGPRRSAVILDIDGQGYAIDVPHVLRVTDPAWCAMPMRPDCPAGVRGVYGYGGNLYTVFDLSVLLGGAPMRAAGTMVLLRPASGLSVARFALLAGATTGVADIADASAGPSTPHPLAVLPDGRVVAALDPARLFAARHFGV; the protein is encoded by the coding sequence ATGACCCAGGATACGCCCAGAGACACGCCCAGAGACACGCCCAGGGACACGCCCCAGGACACATCCCTTGGCCGCGCCACGCTCTACGCGCGCGCCACGATGCAGGAACGCGCCCGCCTGTTCGCCGCGCGCGGCGAACAGGCGGGCGTCCAGGACGGGCCCCGCCGCTCCGCCGTCATCCTCGACATCGACGGCCAGGGCTACGCCATCGACGTGCCCCATGTGCTGCGCGTGACCGACCCGGCCTGGTGCGCCATGCCCATGCGGCCCGACTGTCCAGCCGGGGTGCGGGGCGTCTATGGCTATGGCGGCAATCTCTATACAGTGTTCGACCTGTCGGTCCTGCTGGGCGGCGCGCCGATGCGCGCGGCCGGCACCATGGTGCTGCTGCGCCCGGCGTCCGGCCTGTCGGTCGCGCGTTTCGCCCTGCTGGCCGGCGCCACGACGGGCGTCGCGGACATCGCGGACGCGTCCGCCGGCCCGTCCACCCCGCACCCCCTGGCCGTCCTGCCGGACGGCCGGGTGGTCGCGGCGCTCGATCCCGCGCGCCTGTTCGCCGCACGCCATTTCGGAGTCTGA
- a CDS encoding class I SAM-dependent methyltransferase gives MSGFEYFSIAALLIVFGLCLSLLLCQGITGVPPLSSRSVEAADVVALLKEAGLAEHAIVYELGSGWGALVIALARAFPTARIRGIEISPLPYWIARLRTRNLPNVSLRRGNFYDCDLTDAAGVTCYLMIQPMPKLAGFLDRMLAPGTPVVSLSFRFRDRVVAASRDTAGPLGAAALYVWPARRADAPAD, from the coding sequence ATGTCCGGGTTTGAATATTTTTCGATCGCCGCCCTGCTGATCGTGTTCGGGCTCTGCCTGTCGCTGCTTCTCTGCCAGGGCATTACCGGGGTTCCGCCGCTGTCGTCGCGTTCGGTCGAGGCCGCCGATGTCGTCGCGCTGTTGAAAGAGGCCGGCCTGGCCGAACACGCGATCGTGTATGAGCTGGGCTCCGGCTGGGGCGCGCTGGTGATCGCACTGGCGCGCGCTTTTCCCACGGCCCGGATCCGGGGGATCGAAATATCGCCCCTTCCCTATTGGATTGCGCGCCTGCGGACCCGCAACCTGCCCAACGTATCGCTACGGAGGGGGAATTTTTACGATTGCGACCTGACGGATGCGGCGGGCGTGACGTGCTATCTGATGATCCAGCCGATGCCGAAACTGGCGGGGTTCCTCGATCGCATGCTCGCGCCCGGCACGCCGGTGGTCTCGCTCTCCTTCCGGTTCCGCGACAGGGTGGTGGCCGCGTCCCGGGACACCGCCGGGCCTCTCGGCGCGGCGGCGCTGTATGTCTGGCCCGCGCGCCGGGCCGATGCCCCGGCGGATTGA
- a CDS encoding MarR family transcriptional regulator: MQIPSERTVISADIRQKMATVLDADAMSAIELMFSLRSVVQGLDNVFTRWLEKDALTPGRWQVLVILWAADAPIPHRVIVQTLKVSRATVSGLVEALLAQAYVEVAEDPQDRRQVLVALTSKGEQTTLRLLHENTHLLQHIFRNIRAEIHELKNILSRIEGNLSR; the protein is encoded by the coding sequence ATGCAGATACCTTCCGAAAGAACCGTCATATCGGCAGATATCCGGCAAAAAATGGCGACGGTTCTCGACGCCGATGCCATGTCTGCCATTGAGTTGATGTTCTCCCTCCGTTCTGTCGTGCAGGGATTGGATAATGTCTTCACGCGATGGCTGGAAAAAGACGCTCTGACGCCGGGGCGGTGGCAAGTCCTTGTTATTCTATGGGCGGCGGATGCTCCCATTCCGCACCGTGTGATCGTCCAGACGCTGAAGGTAAGCCGCGCCACCGTTTCCGGCCTGGTCGAGGCCCTTCTGGCCCAGGCTTATGTTGAGGTCGCGGAAGATCCGCAGGATCGACGTCAAGTTCTTGTTGCCCTGACCTCAAAAGGCGAGCAGACGACATTGCGCTTGCTGCACGAAAATACACATCTTTTGCAGCATATATTCCGGAACATAAGGGCAGAAATTCATGAACTTAAAAATATTTTATCAAGAATAGAGGGAAACCTGAGCCGCTGA
- a CDS encoding DUF6429 family protein, whose protein sequence is MPRKNETERRIDIGAIDIGAIDDAVLALLSLTLDRDGRAWKGFDWDVLDRLYQKGLIGNPVGKAKSVVLTDEGFARSRTLFERLFMRDGKT, encoded by the coding sequence ATGCCGCGCAAGAACGAAACCGAGCGCCGGATCGACATTGGCGCGATCGATATTGGCGCGATCGACGATGCCGTGCTCGCGCTGCTGTCCCTGACGCTGGATCGTGACGGCCGCGCCTGGAAAGGTTTCGACTGGGACGTGCTCGACCGTCTTTACCAGAAGGGCCTGATCGGCAACCCGGTCGGCAAGGCGAAATCCGTCGTGCTGACCGACGAGGGCTTCGCCCGGTCGCGCACGTTGTTCGAACGGTTGTTCATGCGAGACGGCAAGACGTGA
- a CDS encoding LysR family transcriptional regulator: MKDPRFAEHLAAFVDVVRGGSFSAAARRRGMTPSAIVRQIDAMEHGLGVTLLVRSTRALTPTDAGRHLFERGQRLLDDLTDIHAEIAAFDGAVEGILRLACFPTFGKRYVIPVLEELMIAHPGLAVELDLTERMADPVLDRLDGVIRIGDLADSTLIATRLAETARLLVASPSYLATHGMPERAADLTVHRLLDKLHGGDLLGWADVLGGPGADGAACAFRSDDFEALRLAALGHMGVGFLPAWVVWADVRAGTLVRLSCDGEPWNARRAGIHLLRALPRPSPRLKLFTDALRTHIGSPPLWESWTSQHADGRRENGGR, translated from the coding sequence GTGAAGGATCCACGGTTCGCCGAACATCTGGCCGCCTTCGTGGATGTCGTGCGCGGCGGCAGTTTTTCGGCCGCCGCACGCCGGCGGGGCATGACACCCTCTGCGATCGTGCGCCAGATCGACGCGATGGAGCATGGGCTGGGCGTGACCCTGCTGGTGCGCTCGACCCGTGCCCTGACCCCGACCGACGCGGGCCGGCACCTGTTCGAACGCGGGCAGCGCCTGCTGGATGACCTGACCGACATCCACGCCGAGATCGCCGCATTCGACGGCGCTGTGGAAGGCATCCTGCGGCTGGCCTGCTTTCCGACCTTCGGCAAGCGCTACGTTATTCCAGTCCTGGAAGAGCTGATGATTGCCCATCCCGGCCTTGCGGTGGAACTCGACCTGACGGAGCGGATGGCGGACCCGGTGCTTGACCGGCTGGACGGCGTGATCCGTATCGGCGACCTGGCCGACAGCACGTTGATCGCAACCCGGCTGGCCGAGACGGCGCGCCTGCTTGTCGCCAGCCCCTCCTATCTGGCGACACATGGCATGCCGGAACGGGCTGCGGATCTGACGGTCCATCGCCTGCTCGACAAGTTGCATGGCGGCGACCTGCTGGGCTGGGCCGATGTGCTGGGCGGACCCGGGGCCGACGGCGCGGCATGCGCCTTCCGTTCGGACGATTTCGAGGCGCTTCGGCTGGCGGCCCTCGGTCATATGGGGGTCGGGTTTCTCCCGGCCTGGGTGGTCTGGGCCGACGTGCGAGCGGGTACGCTCGTCCGGCTATCGTGCGATGGCGAGCCCTGGAATGCCCGTCGCGCGGGAATCCACCTGCTGCGCGCCCTGCCGCGCCCTTCTCCACGGCTGAAGCTATTCACCGACGCCTTGCGGACTCATATCGGGTCCCCTCCCCTCTGGGAGTCCTGGACATCTCAGCATGCCGATGGGCGGCGGGAGAACGGGGGGCGGTGA
- a CDS encoding chemotaxis protein CheW yields the protein MLNAIFGEYTIRETATRDSITARITARIAVAVIRVGGHATGVSGAVVIFRLASTCYALPAPPVRECMPLPALFRPPGTPAPVLGHFRLGAERVVVVDLAVLLGLRAPPPDDAPPGDTDATLLYRPLLLCDSLPCAPLAPHRTDPAARVAFLVDGVQDVRPAAAPATPIPDDMAAEWLTGEIELPGGRSALLMDPARLLLERERQHLAQLATADSVRAALWGDDIWGDDV from the coding sequence GTGCTAAATGCAATCTTCGGTGAATACACGATCAGGGAAACCGCCACGCGTGACAGCATTACAGCGCGCATCACAGCGCGCATCGCCGTGGCGGTCATCCGTGTCGGAGGTCATGCAACCGGGGTGTCAGGGGCCGTCGTCATCTTTCGTCTCGCAAGCACCTGCTATGCCCTGCCGGCGCCGCCGGTGCGGGAATGCATGCCTCTGCCCGCGCTCTTCCGTCCGCCCGGCACGCCGGCCCCCGTCCTGGGGCATTTCCGCCTGGGGGCCGAACGGGTGGTCGTGGTCGACCTCGCGGTCCTGCTCGGCCTGCGCGCGCCCCCGCCGGACGATGCGCCGCCCGGCGACACCGATGCCACGCTGCTCTACCGCCCTCTGCTGCTCTGCGACTCCCTTCCCTGCGCTCCCCTGGCACCGCACCGGACGGACCCCGCCGCCCGCGTGGCCTTCCTGGTCGACGGGGTGCAGGACGTCCGCCCCGCCGCCGCGCCCGCCACCCCCATCCCCGACGACATGGCCGCCGAATGGCTGACGGGGGAAATCGAACTGCCGGGCGGACGGTCCGCCCTGCTGATGGACCCGGCCCGCCTGCTGCTGGAACGCGAACGGCAGCATCTCGCGCAACTGGCCACGGCCGATTCGGTGCGCGCCGCCCTGTGGGGTGACGATATCTGGGGTGACGATGTCTGA
- a CDS encoding DUF2867 domain-containing protein, whose amino-acid sequence MPRAAGDRAMPGFCPVPSRCPSIEAAGEPAGARVRQVGLPSASRLRSTYARADFADAFSVDLPDAASHDVEVLARHVFAQPAAWVAMLLRVRDGLVRPFGIRSTAGLRAGGGDRINFFRVYARHDGEIIIGEDDAHLDFRVSLLVQPASQGQPRRLTVTTLVFYNRLLGRAYIALILPFHRRVVRDSLDRARQRGWPAR is encoded by the coding sequence ATGCCGCGTGCTGCAGGGGATCGTGCGATGCCGGGGTTCTGTCCCGTTCCATCGCGCTGTCCATCGATCGAGGCCGCCGGGGAACCCGCCGGTGCGCGTGTCCGGCAGGTCGGCTTGCCGTCGGCGTCGCGGCTGCGTTCGACCTATGCCCGCGCCGATTTTGCCGACGCGTTTTCGGTGGATCTGCCGGATGCCGCGTCCCATGACGTGGAGGTGCTCGCGCGGCACGTCTTCGCGCAGCCTGCCGCGTGGGTCGCGATGCTGCTGCGAGTCCGGGACGGTCTTGTACGGCCCTTCGGCATTCGGAGCACGGCCGGGCTTCGGGCCGGTGGCGGCGATCGGATCAATTTCTTTCGGGTGTACGCGCGGCATGATGGCGAAATCATCATCGGCGAGGACGATGCGCATCTCGATTTCCGCGTGTCGCTGCTCGTGCAGCCGGCCTCTCAAGGGCAGCCCCGCCGGCTGACGGTGACCACGCTCGTCTTCTATAATCGTCTGCTGGGGCGCGCGTATATTGCCCTTATCCTACCGTTTCATCGCAGGGTGGTGCGCGATTCGCTGGATCGCGCCCGGCAGCGCGGGTGGCCGGCCCGGTAG
- a CDS encoding DUF5672 family protein, with the protein MSSGTQGPPRQVSHLPPSLTICAVDDIMPQLAADALRRSCLKMRFDRAVLLSSARPATLAAGIEHVAIPALASRDAYSRFILRDLHHHIDTTHVLIVQWDGFVLDGTAWDGAFAAYDYIGAVWDWHAQRRVGNGGFSLRSRKLLKAAAEIAPEQTAGLGEDEMICRVLAARLESEFGIVFAPEALARRFAYERALPDGRTFGFHGFFNLWRHLGDDDLLEITAALPVGLVRSREFLEYAACCLAVKKYSAAHAAMRRLLACVDGDGLDAHFRQAGVAPELAKMLLEI; encoded by the coding sequence ATGTCGTCCGGCACACAGGGCCCGCCGCGGCAGGTTTCCCACCTGCCCCCGAGTCTGACGATCTGCGCGGTGGACGACATCATGCCGCAGCTTGCGGCGGATGCGCTGCGGCGGTCATGCCTGAAAATGCGGTTCGACAGGGCCGTGCTTCTGTCGTCGGCGCGGCCTGCGACGCTTGCGGCGGGGATCGAGCATGTCGCCATTCCCGCCCTTGCCAGCCGGGACGCGTATTCGCGCTTCATCCTGCGCGATCTTCATCATCATATCGACACGACCCATGTGCTGATCGTGCAATGGGATGGTTTCGTGCTGGATGGCACGGCGTGGGACGGGGCGTTCGCGGCCTATGACTATATCGGCGCGGTGTGGGACTGGCATGCGCAGCGCCGGGTCGGGAATGGCGGTTTCTCCCTTCGGTCGCGCAAGCTGCTGAAGGCGGCGGCGGAGATCGCGCCTGAGCAGACGGCCGGGCTGGGCGAGGACGAGATGATCTGTCGCGTGCTGGCCGCCCGGCTGGAGAGCGAATTCGGCATCGTTTTCGCGCCGGAGGCCCTGGCCCGCCGTTTCGCGTACGAGCGCGCGCTGCCGGATGGACGGACCTTTGGATTTCATGGTTTTTTCAATCTGTGGCGCCATCTTGGCGATGACGATCTGCTTGAGATCACCGCGGCACTGCCCGTGGGCCTGGTCAGGAGCCGTGAATTTCTGGAATATGCGGCCTGCTGCCTGGCGGTGAAAAAATATTCGGCCGCGCATGCCGCCATGCGGCGGCTGCTGGCCTGCGTGGACGGGGACGGGCTGGACGCGCATTTCCGCCAGGCCGGCGTGGCGCCGGAATTGGCCAAAATGCTTTTGGAGATATAG
- a CDS encoding ATP-binding cassette domain-containing protein — MIRLRDVSFRYDTAGPGGAALRQVSFDVPQGGFRWLLGPSGAGKSSLLRLLALGARPTSGRLEVLGAAVDGARRAALARLRRRIGIVQQDFRLLPDLPVFDNIALPLRLQRRPEDEIRDEVRAILDWVGLGERAASRPPQLSGGEQQRVAIARAVIHRPALILADEPTNALDEYQAGRLMELFRDLAGLGTTIVVATHNDTLIRRYPAHALELAQGRLVRDG, encoded by the coding sequence GTGATCCGGCTGCGCGACGTCAGTTTTCGCTATGACACGGCCGGCCCGGGCGGCGCGGCGCTGCGGCAGGTGTCGTTCGACGTGCCGCAGGGGGGATTCCGCTGGCTGCTGGGCCCCTCGGGGGCCGGGAAATCCAGCCTGCTGCGGCTGCTGGCGCTGGGGGCGCGGCCGACATCGGGGCGGCTGGAGGTGCTGGGCGCGGCGGTGGACGGGGCGCGGCGGGCGGCGCTGGCGCGGCTGCGCCGGCGGATCGGCATCGTGCAGCAGGATTTCCGCCTGCTGCCGGATTTGCCGGTTTTCGACAATATCGCGCTGCCGCTGCGCCTGCAGCGCCGGCCCGAGGACGAGATCCGCGACGAGGTGCGGGCGATCCTGGACTGGGTGGGGCTGGGCGAGCGGGCGGCGTCGCGCCCGCCGCAGCTTTCCGGCGGGGAGCAGCAGCGCGTGGCCATCGCGCGGGCGGTGATCCACCGGCCGGCGCTGATTCTGGCCGACGAGCCCACCAATGCGCTGGACGAGTACCAGGCCGGGCGGCTGATGGAATTGTTTCGCGACCTGGCGGGTTTGGGCACCACCATCGTGGTGGCCACCCATAACGATACGCTGATCCGCCGCTATCCGGCGCACGCGCTGGAACTGGCCCAGGGCCGGCTGGTGCGCGATGGCTGA
- a CDS encoding protein-glutamate O-methyltransferase CheR, with amino-acid sequence MSERGRTLERLAARIVARTGLHYYADKMDLLDIILARRMEACHCARPMDYLSLLSDPHGGETEWRALESAVTIGETFFFRYAEQFHALEATILPDLIRRLHGLRTLRIWSVGCANGAEPYSLAILLRRLLAARGETGWRIEILGTDISLHALDRARRAEYGAWSLRDLSPAERARWFRPADRDRHWILRDEYRRMVRFEYGNLMDLSAGGGPAGPFDLVLCRNVLLYFEPARALDLIRLLAGRLSPHGWLLLGHSDPLSECGAFLETVTFPGTQAFRLPGTRLGPPPRPRPAASASAPAPVPVPVPVPVPRRRPSAAPVIACASLRDATAAAAAVRDLAEAGALDQALACCAAALADHPLDAGLHFLSGMLAAGAGDPASAEHGFRRVIYLRRDHVMAHVHLAHLLHDSGQAGEGRRLLRQARMLLERLPPDAPVAEAGGLTAAGLLRLIRPDGTDHDDELPQADAAAALPALRGTGT; translated from the coding sequence ATGTCTGAACGCGGGCGCACCCTGGAACGGCTCGCGGCCCGCATCGTCGCGCGCACCGGCCTGCATTACTATGCCGACAAGATGGACCTGCTGGACATCATCCTGGCCCGCCGCATGGAAGCCTGCCATTGCGCCCGCCCGATGGATTATCTCTCGCTGCTCTCCGACCCCCATGGCGGCGAAACCGAATGGCGGGCGCTGGAATCCGCCGTGACGATCGGCGAGACCTTCTTCTTCCGCTACGCCGAGCAGTTCCACGCACTCGAAGCCACCATCCTGCCCGACCTGATCCGGCGCCTGCACGGCCTGCGCACCCTGCGGATCTGGAGCGTCGGCTGCGCCAACGGGGCCGAGCCCTACTCGCTGGCCATCCTGCTGCGCCGCCTCCTCGCCGCGCGGGGCGAGACGGGCTGGCGGATCGAAATCCTCGGCACCGACATCAGCCTCCACGCGCTGGACCGCGCGCGCCGGGCCGAATACGGCGCCTGGTCCCTGCGCGACCTCTCCCCGGCCGAGCGCGCCCGCTGGTTCCGCCCCGCCGACCGCGACCGGCACTGGATCCTGCGCGACGAATACCGGCGCATGGTCCGGTTCGAATACGGCAACCTCATGGACCTGTCCGCGGGCGGCGGCCCGGCGGGCCCGTTCGACCTCGTCCTGTGCCGCAACGTGCTGCTTTATTTCGAGCCCGCCCGCGCGCTGGACCTGATCCGCCTCCTGGCCGGCCGCCTGTCGCCCCATGGCTGGCTGCTGCTGGGCCATTCCGACCCGCTGTCGGAATGCGGCGCGTTCCTCGAAACCGTGACCTTCCCGGGCACGCAGGCCTTCCGCCTCCCGGGCACGCGCCTCGGCCCGCCGCCGCGTCCGCGTCCCGCCGCTTCCGCCTCGGCCCCCGCCCCCGTGCCCGTGCCCGTGCCTGTGCCCGTGCCCCGCCGCCGTCCTTCCGCCGCGCCCGTCATCGCATGCGCGTCCCTGCGCGACGCAACGGCCGCCGCCGCCGCGGTGCGCGACCTGGCCGAGGCCGGCGCGCTGGACCAGGCGCTCGCGTGCTGCGCCGCCGCCCTGGCCGACCATCCGCTGGATGCCGGGCTGCATTTCCTCTCCGGCATGCTGGCCGCCGGCGCGGGCGATCCGGCTTCGGCCGAACACGGGTTCCGCCGCGTAATCTATCTCCGCCGCGACCATGTCATGGCTCATGTCCACCTCGCCCACCTGCTGCACGATTCCGGCCAGGCGGGCGAGGGCAGGCGCCTGCTGCGCCAGGCCCGCATGCTGCTCGAACGCCTTCCGCCCGATGCCCCGGTCGCCGAAGCCGGCGGCCTGACGGCGGCCGGCCTGCTGCGCCTGATCCGCCCGGACGGCACCGATCACGATGACGAACTGCCGCAGGCCGACGCGGCGGCAGCACTCCCGGCCCTGCGCGGGACAGGGACATGA
- a CDS encoding NAD(P)H-quinone oxidoreductase, with amino-acid sequence MKGVVYDRFGAPEMLHLADVPMPELRPDDLLVRVAAAGVNRADLMQREGFYGDRHFGESALLGLELAGEVVATGCAVTAFRPGERVMAIVGGGAYAAFARVDQGMAARVPDGVSLVDAGAIMESFVTAWEAASHLAALAPGESVLVHAAAGGVGSAVVQVAHALGARVYATAPASRLDAVRGIGAAMVFDYRTEDFEARIREETDGRGVDAVIDFVGGAWLARNLRSLRPGGRLVQVGILSGEDDAVIPLNLLLHNHLRLIGTVMKSRTVDEKRAMIRRFAEGALPLFAQGTLRPLVYRVFPFAQAAAAHAEMERGGGFGKILLTAQA; translated from the coding sequence ATGAAGGGCGTCGTTTATGATCGCTTCGGGGCGCCCGAAATGCTGCATCTGGCCGACGTGCCGATGCCGGAATTGCGTCCGGACGACCTGCTGGTCCGGGTCGCGGCGGCTGGGGTAAACCGCGCCGACCTGATGCAGCGCGAGGGCTTCTACGGCGATCGGCATTTCGGCGAGAGCGCTTTGCTTGGCCTGGAACTGGCCGGCGAGGTGGTCGCCACCGGCTGCGCGGTGACGGCGTTCCGTCCAGGCGAACGGGTTATGGCGATCGTCGGCGGCGGCGCCTATGCCGCGTTCGCGCGCGTCGACCAGGGGATGGCGGCACGGGTGCCCGATGGGGTTTCGCTGGTTGATGCCGGCGCGATCATGGAATCCTTCGTCACCGCCTGGGAGGCGGCGTCCCATCTCGCGGCGCTGGCGCCCGGCGAAAGCGTGCTGGTTCATGCCGCAGCCGGCGGTGTCGGATCGGCGGTGGTGCAGGTGGCGCACGCCTTGGGCGCGCGGGTCTATGCGACCGCTCCGGCATCGCGCCTCGACGCGGTCCGGGGGATTGGCGCCGCAATGGTGTTCGATTATCGGACGGAGGATTTCGAAGCCCGGATCAGGGAAGAGACGGACGGCCGAGGGGTGGATGCGGTGATCGACTTCGTGGGCGGCGCCTGGCTTGCGCGCAACCTGCGCAGCCTGCGTCCAGGCGGCCGGCTGGTGCAGGTCGGTATTCTGAGCGGGGAAGACGACGCGGTCATTCCGCTGAATCTCCTGCTGCACAACCATCTGCGGCTGATCGGCACGGTCATGAAGTCGCGCACTGTGGATGAGAAGCGCGCGATGATCCGCCGCTTCGCCGAGGGCGCCCTGCCGCTGTTCGCGCAAGGCACGTTGCGGCCGTTGGTATACCGCGTCTTCCCGTTCGCACAGGCGGCGGCGGCCCATGCGGAAATGGAACGCGGCGGGGGATTCGGGAAGATCCTGCTGACTGCGCAGGCCTGA